One segment of Pasteurella skyensis DNA contains the following:
- the purH gene encoding bifunctional phosphoribosylaminoimidazolecarboxamide formyltransferase/IMP cyclohydrolase — translation MKRALISVYDKEGIVELAEQLVKNNIEIISTGGTYQHLLDNGVPVLEVSQVIESDEMLDGRVKTLHPHIHGGILAIRDNAEHMQTLKEKNIATIDFVIVNLYPFFDKVKENLPFDDTIEFIDIGGPTMLRSAAKSFKDVVVITDKKDYQTVIDELNNNQTISYETRKFFAKKVFNLTACYDAAISQFLLDDDCPEFLTISYQKESEMRYGENSHQKAVYYVDKMNDGAMKDFTQLNGKALSFNNIRDMDLAWKVVCEFNETEDIACCAVKHSTPCGVAIADSVETAYNKAYECDPVSIFGGIVAFNREVDESTAKKLKDIFLEIVIAPSFSDDALTTLKQKKNLRVIKCNQKPQDSKEYIKVDGGLLVQDVNNTLLDNAKVVTNKQPSDIENKDLLFALKVVKYVKSNAIVIAKDGQTLGIGGGEVSRIWATEKAIERANIFGKTNMVLASDAFFPFSDVVKLVSENAITAIIQPGGSIRDQDSIDVCNKKDIAMVFSQLRHFKY, via the coding sequence ATGAAAAGAGCATTAATATCTGTTTATGATAAAGAAGGTATTGTTGAATTAGCTGAACAATTGGTTAAAAACAATATAGAGATTATTTCCACAGGTGGAACTTATCAACACTTATTAGATAACGGTGTACCTGTACTAGAAGTCAGCCAAGTGATTGAATCTGATGAAATGCTAGATGGTCGAGTAAAAACACTCCACCCACATATTCATGGCGGTATTTTGGCAATACGTGACAATGCAGAACATATGCAAACTTTAAAAGAAAAAAATATCGCCACCATTGATTTTGTAATTGTGAATCTTTATCCATTCTTTGATAAAGTGAAAGAAAATTTACCTTTTGATGATACTATTGAATTTATTGATATTGGAGGTCCAACAATGCTCCGCAGTGCTGCCAAATCATTTAAAGATGTGGTAGTCATTACTGATAAAAAAGATTATCAGACCGTTATTGATGAACTAAACAACAATCAAACTATTAGTTATGAAACAAGGAAATTTTTTGCAAAAAAAGTATTTAATCTAACCGCTTGTTATGATGCCGCTATTTCCCAATTCCTACTTGATGATGATTGCCCTGAGTTTTTAACCATTTCTTATCAAAAAGAAAGTGAAATGCGTTATGGTGAAAATTCACATCAAAAAGCCGTTTATTATGTTGATAAAATGAATGATGGGGCAATGAAAGATTTTACCCAATTAAACGGTAAGGCCTTATCATTTAACAATATTCGTGATATGGATTTAGCGTGGAAAGTAGTCTGTGAATTTAATGAAACTGAAGATATCGCTTGTTGTGCAGTTAAGCACTCAACACCTTGTGGTGTTGCCATTGCTGATAGTGTTGAAACAGCCTATAACAAAGCCTACGAATGCGATCCCGTATCAATTTTTGGTGGCATTGTTGCCTTTAACCGTGAAGTTGATGAAAGTACAGCAAAAAAATTAAAAGATATTTTCCTAGAAATTGTTATTGCTCCTAGCTTTAGCGATGATGCTCTTACTACTCTTAAACAAAAGAAAAACTTAAGAGTCATCAAATGCAATCAAAAACCACAAGACAGTAAAGAATATATCAAAGTAGATGGTGGTTTGTTAGTGCAAGATGTAAATAATACCTTACTAGATAATGCTAAAGTGGTCACAAATAAACAACCAAGTGATATTGAGAACAAAGACTTATTATTTGCTTTAAAAGTAGTTAAATATGTGAAATCAAATGCAATAGTGATTGCCAAAGATGGGCAAACACTTGGAATTGGTGGTGGTGAAGTCAGTCGTATTTGGGCAACAGAAAAAGCCATTGAAAGAGCCAATATTTTTGGTAAAACCAATATGGTGCTTGCCTCTGATGCATTTTTCCCATTTAGTGATGTGGTTAAATTAGTATCAGAAAATGCTATTACCGCAATTATTCAACCGGGTGGATCTATTCGTGATCAAGACTCTATTGATGTCTGCAATAAAAAAGATATTGCGATGGTATTTAGTCAATTAAGACATTTTAAATATTAA